TCCCAGACTCCTAGCCATATTTCATCTTTGCCATATTTTTTGGCTAAAACCTCAGCATGTTGAATGATTTTTTTGCCGTACCCCTTACCTTTGAAAGCTGGTTTAATATAAATTCGTTCCACTTCCAGCGCATGTAAGTTATCACTCTCGCTTTGGGCTTCATTCATATTCAACTTACAATAACCTGCTAGCTCGTCATGTTCATATAGAAGGTAAAAATACGAGTCTGGCGTTTGAATTTCATTTTTCAATTTTTCTAAGTTGTAGGCAGCCTCTAAATAAGCGGTCATGTTCTCTTCAGAATTGTGTTCATCAAAGGTATCTTTGAATGTTTCGATACTAATTGCTTGTAATAAATCTAATTCATTTAATGTACATTGCTTTAATGTTATAGCCATAAGAGTCCCTCACTTTTGTTTGATACTATTTAAAATAATCATTTTATCAATTTTTTTCAATATAAAAGCCGTGGATCAAAAAAATAAAAATGCCCATTTTTTTGATTCACGACTATTCTCTCTCATTTAGACTCTATTCCATTTCGAATGAACCTGTATAAAGTTGATAGTATTCACCTTTTTGATTAATCAATTCTTCGTGGTCACCACGTTCAATAATTTGACCTTGTTCCATCACCATAATGGCATTGGAATTACGAATAGTAGATAGACGGTGAGCGATAACGAAAACTGTTCGTCCTTCCATTAAAGCATCCATACCAGTTTGAACAATGGTTTCTGTTCTCGTGTCAATACTTGACGTTGCTTCATCAAGAATTAAAACGGGTGGGTTTGCAACTGCCGCTCTAGCGATTGCTAGTAATTGACGTTGCCCTTGAGAGAGCGCCCCACCGTCACCGGTTAGTTCTGTATCGTAACCATTTGGTAGTTGACGAATAAAGAAATCCGCATTAGCCAGCTTAGCAGCAGCCACAATTTCCTCATCCGTTGCATCTAAGTTACCATAACGGATGTTTTCCTTAATACTTCCTGAGAATAAATGAGTGTCTTGTAAAACAATTCCTAATGATTTTCTAAGAGCTGATTTTTTGATGTCCTTAATATCAATACCATCATAGGTAATTGTTCCCTCTTGAATATCGTAAAAACGGTTAATCAAGTTCGTAATGGTTGTTTTACCGGCACCAGTCGCACCAACGAAGGCCAGTTTTTGACCAGGTTTAGCAAATAAGCTGATATTATGTAACACAGTTTTATTTTCATTGTAGCCGAATGTGACATCTTTGAAGCGTACATCACCGGTTAGTTCTGTATAAGTCGTTTGCTTATTGGATGTGTCTTTCCAAGCCCAATGACCTGTTCGGTGGCTGACTTCTTGGAGACTGCCATCTTCACTCTTTTCAATATGAACCAATTCAACCGTTCCTGTATCTTCTTCTGGTTGTTCATCCAACAATTGGAAAATACGTTGAGCCCCAGCCAGTGACAAAATAATGGCATTGAATTGTTGCGAGATTTGAGCAATCGGCATGGTAATGCTCTTTGTAAATTGAACAAATGAGGCAATACTACCAATTGATAGGGTTGTTACACCGGTAATAGAGAAAACACTCCCCACTACTGCTGTTAACAAGTAAGTAAAGTTACCAATATTCCCCATAATTGGCATTAAGATATTAGCGTAAGTATTCGCTTTTGTCGCATTTTCTCTTAATTCTTCATTTAAATCGGTAAAGCCTTTAATGGCTGCATCTTCATGGTTGAAAACTTTAACAACTTTTTGTCCTTCAATCATTTCTTCAACGTAACCGTTCAACTGCCCTAGAGCTTTCTGTTGAATACCAAAGTAACGGCCACTTTTGCTACCTAATGAACGAATCACAAAGACCATAATACACACCATAAATAATACAAATAGTGTCATTGGAATGTTAATTAATAACATCGCAAAAATAATAGATATAATCGTAATCAATGACGCAAAAATTTGTGGCACTGATTGGCTAATCATTTGTCTCAATGTATCAATATCATTGGTATAGTGACTCATGATATCACCGGTTGCATGGCTGTCGAAATAGCGAACGGGTAGCTTTTCCATATGCGCATACATATCATCGCGAATATCTTTCAAAATACCTTGCGCAACTGTTACCATCGTCCGATTGTAAATGTAAGTAAACAAGGCGCCCGTTGCATATAAGCCCGCCATCAGGATAATGATACGTGCTAAATTAGAAAAATCGGGTGTTTCTTGCAAGGCTAAGGGTGCAATGTAATCATCGATTAAGACACGGGTAAAACTGATTCCAATTGCGTTTGTTCCTGCACTCACGATAATACTTAATACAACAATAATCAGTCTTAACTTATATTCTTTTCTAGCATAAGTAAATAATCGTTTTAAAATTTTCAAGGGACTTTCTGTTGGTTTCATTGGTCTATTCTTCACTGATAGTCCCTCCTTTTACTTGTGAATCGTAAACTTCTTTGTAAATGGCATTGTTGACAAGCAACTCTTCGTGGGTACCAATACCGTCAATCTTACCTTCATTTAAGACAATGATACGGTCTGAATCTTGAATGGAAGACACGCGTTGCGCCACAATAATTTTTGTTGTATCAGGAATCTCTTGGGCAAATGACCGTCTAATATAAGCATCTGTTTTCGTATCAACGGCACTTGTTGAATCATCTAAAATCAAAATTTTAGGTTTCTTCAATAAAGCACGCGCAATGGTCAACCGTTGTTTCTGACCACCTGATACGTTTGTCCCACCTTGGTCAAGGACTGTTTCATAGCCTTCTGGGAAAGCTTGAACGAAGCCATCTGCTTGAGCAAGATTTGCGACACGTTTAATTTCATCGTCGGATGCGTCCTCGTCTCCCCAACGTAAGTTTTCAGCGATTGTACCAGAGAACAGCGTATTTTTTTGCAGAACCATGGCAATTTGATCACGTAAGGTCACCAAATCATAATCTTTAACATTACGTCCGGAAACAAACACTTCTCCTTCAGTTACATCATAGAGACGAGGAATTAATTGAATTAAGGTACTCTTACCACTACCTGTTCCACCTAAAACCCCAATCGTTTCACCAGATTTAATCGTTAAATTAATATGAGATAAATCTGCTTCTTCTGATGACGTATTATAATTGAAGCGAACATTTCTAAATTCAATATCACCATTTTCAATGGTTGTTACAGCTTGTTCTGGGTTTGTTAAGCTTGCTTTCTCATTTAATACTTCAGCTACCCGTTCAACAGACGCTTCTGAAATCACGATCATAACAAAAATCATTGCCATCATCATTAAGCTGCTCAAAATTTGCATCATATAAGTGATAAAGCTCGTTAATTCACCTGTTGACATGGCGCCACCAACGACTTGTTTCGCACCAAACCAATAAACAATCAATAATGTTGAATAGATAGCAATTTGCATAACAGGTCCATTTAAAGCGATCATTTTTTCTGCTCTCATAAAGAGTGCTTTAATATCGCTCGATGCTTCTTTAAATTGTTCAATTTCTCGGTCTTCACGGACGAATGATTTCACCACACGTACACCATTGATATTTTCTTGAACAGTACGGTTTAAGCGGTCATATTTTTTAAAGACCTCAATAAAATAAGGGTGGACTTTGTAAACTAACCAAATTAAGAGGCCACCGATAATCGGAATCACAAAGACAATTGTTAATGATAATTTCAAGTTCGTATAACTTGCCATAATAAAGGCAAAGACAATCATAAATGGCGCTCTAATAATTGTTTTAAGAATCATTTGGAAAGCCATTTGAATATTTGTAATATCCGTTGTTAAACGGGTAATCAAACTCGATGATGAGTATTTGTCGATATTGTCAAAAGCAAACGTTTGGATATTCTCGTAAACATCTTGACGGATATTAGTTGAGAAACCCACTGCGGCGTCAGATGAGAATTTCCCTGCTAAGACACCAAATACCATTGATAGGCAGGCGATAATAAACATTAATGCCCCTATCTTTAAGACATACTGGATGTCTCCTGTTAATAAGCCTCTATCGAGCACTTTAGCCATTAGAAATGGAATGAAAATTTCCATTGATACTTCTAAAGCCATAAATAGCATCGTTAGAAATGACGGCTTTTTATATTGCCGAAGCGATTTCGCTAACGTTTTATACATGTTTCAGTTTCTCCCCTTTTAGTCTTGCATATATTCTTTTTCCATCGCTTGATAGATTTTGTGAATGGTTTTGATGGTGGTTTCGATATCCTCTTGGGGGATCGTACTCAAGACCTCACTATTTTTCTTGTGGAAGTCGTAAATCAAGGCATGGTAAGTTTCCAGTCCTTTTTCACTTAGGCGGATATTGACAACGCGTTTGTCTTTACTATTTTCTTCCTTAATGAGATACCCTTCTTCTTCCAAAGTCGTAATGTTGCGGGTGATACTCGGCAGAGTGACATTGATGGCTTCTGCGACATCACTCACGCGAACTTCGTCCAATTCTAAAGACAAATCATAGCAAATCTTGATGATATAAATATGGCGCTTCTGCAATTCCGCCGGCGATTCTGGTAGGAAGTGCACCGTGCGCTTCGCAACTATACACGCATCAATATAGTCTTCTGATAATTTATTAGGCATATCTTACTCCTTTCAAATCCTTTACCTCAGATAATTACCTCAAGTAAGTATATTAGCAAAAAAAAGAATAAATAGAAAGTTTTTTCTACTTATTCTGGAAGACATTTAAGTCCACTTTTCTCTTTTTTCTAGTGTTTGTTTGACCTCATCGATAAAGGCTTTTCCAATCGCAGTCAGTTTCCTTTTTTTATTCGTAATGATACCGAGTGTATGCGTTGTTGAATTTTCAAGTGGTTTTAACACGATGTGCTGGCTGACAAAGCCATTCACAATCCCTAAGCCTGATGCATAGGCATCTGATTCACATAAAAGGTTCATTAATGTGCCTCTGTCATTGGTAAAAATAACCGGTTGGCTATCATCCGCTTCGATTGGATCTTCATTAAAGTCGGGGGCTGTTTGGTTTTCTTGGCTAAAGCGCACTTGTGGATAAGCTAATAAATCCGCTCGTTTAATGCTTGTTTTGTTAGCTAAAGGATGGTCTTTTCTCAAAAAGATACGCGTTGTAAATTCTCCTAGTGCTTCAAATTGTAACTCTTCTTGCTGAAAATAACGTTCTAAGACACGACGATTGGTTTCATCTATATATAAGATTCCCAGCTCACTTTTAAAATCACGGACATTCTCCAAATTTTTTTGAGTCGTTGTTTCAACGAGATGGAAATTTTGGTATTCCTCTTTAAAGGATTCGATTACCTTTAAAAAAGGTTGCGATAAGAAATCATAGCGTTGAGTAGTAATAGTAAAGTCTTTTTTGAAATTAGTCCGATAACGGTGCTCCAATAAATCAACTTGATCGAGTATGCGATTGGCATAAACTAAAAAGTCAGTTCCTTCTTCCGTCAAACTAACGCCAGACTTAGAACGGATAAATAATTGGGCGCCTAATTCGGTTTCCAAATCCTTCATAGCGGTTGAAAGACTGGGTTGGGTCACAAATAATTGCTTAGCTGCTTCACTGAAACTGCCTGCTTTGGCG
This genomic interval from Jeotgalibaca arthritidis contains the following:
- a CDS encoding ABC transporter ATP-binding protein; the protein is MYKTLAKSLRQYKKPSFLTMLFMALEVSMEIFIPFLMAKVLDRGLLTGDIQYVLKIGALMFIIACLSMVFGVLAGKFSSDAAVGFSTNIRQDVYENIQTFAFDNIDKYSSSSLITRLTTDITNIQMAFQMILKTIIRAPFMIVFAFIMASYTNLKLSLTIVFVIPIIGGLLIWLVYKVHPYFIEVFKKYDRLNRTVQENINGVRVVKSFVREDREIEQFKEASSDIKALFMRAEKMIALNGPVMQIAIYSTLLIVYWFGAKQVVGGAMSTGELTSFITYMMQILSSLMMMAMIFVMIVISEASVERVAEVLNEKASLTNPEQAVTTIENGDIEFRNVRFNYNTSSEEADLSHINLTIKSGETIGVLGGTGSGKSTLIQLIPRLYDVTEGEVFVSGRNVKDYDLVTLRDQIAMVLQKNTLFSGTIAENLRWGDEDASDDEIKRVANLAQADGFVQAFPEGYETVLDQGGTNVSGGQKQRLTIARALLKKPKILILDDSTSAVDTKTDAYIRRSFAQEIPDTTKIIVAQRVSSIQDSDRIIVLNEGKIDGIGTHEELLVNNAIYKEVYDSQVKGGTISEE
- a CDS encoding ABC transporter ATP-binding protein, which produces MKNRPMKPTESPLKILKRLFTYARKEYKLRLIIVVLSIIVSAGTNAIGISFTRVLIDDYIAPLALQETPDFSNLARIIILMAGLYATGALFTYIYNRTMVTVAQGILKDIRDDMYAHMEKLPVRYFDSHATGDIMSHYTNDIDTLRQMISQSVPQIFASLITIISIIFAMLLINIPMTLFVLFMVCIMVFVIRSLGSKSGRYFGIQQKALGQLNGYVEEMIEGQKVVKVFNHEDAAIKGFTDLNEELRENATKANTYANILMPIMGNIGNFTYLLTAVVGSVFSITGVTTLSIGSIASFVQFTKSITMPIAQISQQFNAIILSLAGAQRIFQLLDEQPEEDTGTVELVHIEKSEDGSLQEVSHRTGHWAWKDTSNKQTTYTELTGDVRFKDVTFGYNENKTVLHNISLFAKPGQKLAFVGATGAGKTTITNLINRFYDIQEGTITYDGIDIKDIKKSALRKSLGIVLQDTHLFSGSIKENIRYGNLDATDEEIVAAAKLANADFFIRQLPNGYDTELTGDGGALSQGQRQLLAIARAAVANPPVLILDEATSSIDTRTETIVQTGMDALMEGRTVFVIAHRLSTIRNSNAIMVMEQGQIIERGDHEELINQKGEYYQLYTGSFEME
- a CDS encoding GNAT family N-acetyltransferase → MAITLKQCTLNELDLLQAISIETFKDTFDEHNSEENMTAYLEAAYNLEKLKNEIQTPDSYFYLLYEHDELAGYCKLNMNEAQSESDNLHALEVERIYIKPAFKGKGYGKKIIQHAEVLAKKYGKDEIWLGVWEHNYPAQAFYEKMGFERRGAHSFFMGDDEQVDYILVKRITT
- a CDS encoding LysR family transcriptional regulator; this translates as MNIQQCRYVITIAKAGSFSEAAKQLFVTQPSLSTAMKDLETELGAQLFIRSKSGVSLTEEGTDFLVYANRILDQVDLLEHRYRTNFKKDFTITTQRYDFLSQPFLKVIESFKEEYQNFHLVETTTQKNLENVRDFKSELGILYIDETNRRVLERYFQQEELQFEALGEFTTRIFLRKDHPLANKTSIKRADLLAYPQVRFSQENQTAPDFNEDPIEADDSQPVIFTNDRGTLMNLLCESDAYASGLGIVNGFVSQHIVLKPLENSTTHTLGIITNKKRKLTAIGKAFIDEVKQTLEKREKWT
- a CDS encoding MarR family winged helix-turn-helix transcriptional regulator, which gives rise to MPNKLSEDYIDACIVAKRTVHFLPESPAELQKRHIYIIKICYDLSLELDEVRVSDVAEAINVTLPSITRNITTLEEEGYLIKEENSKDKRVVNIRLSEKGLETYHALIYDFHKKNSEVLSTIPQEDIETTIKTIHKIYQAMEKEYMQD